A stretch of the Azorhizobium caulinodans ORS 571 genome encodes the following:
- a CDS encoding sarcosine oxidase subunit alpha family protein, protein MPQSHRLPRGGRIDRARPLTFSFNGTLIEGYAGDTVASALLANGVKLAGRSFKYHRPRGILTHGSDEPNALLSVSRGPGRVDPNNRATMVEAVPGLRTASQNHWPSLEHDIGAVNDLLSPVFVAGFYYKTFMWPRGFWDKFYEPVIRSAAGLGVAPTEADPDRYVHRHAHCDVLVAGAGPAGLAAARAAAETGARVILADEQPELGGSLLHETTASIDGLPAARWLEEARAELASMPNVTLLPRTTVFGYYNHNHIVLTERVTDHLATPSADLPRERLWQVRAKEVVIATGAHERPLTFADNDRPGIMLAESVRVYINRYGVAPGRRIVFVTSGASAYRAAADAKAAGLDVTLVDVRPDSAIGAERALAAGLRYLTGHTVIGATGTKAVTGLIVAPVSASGGIGTHVTLPCDCVGMSGGWTPSVHLFSQSRGKLAYQPEGDIFVPATSVQNERSVGACNGTFDLAAILAEGWAGGATAAKADTTRSFAAEPATPVGFKPVRVLPTNANPLKVRAFLDFQNDVTAKDVRLAVREGFESVEHVKRYTTTGMATDQGKTSNMTALGLLSETLERPVPQVGTTTFRPPYTPVTFGAIIGSSRNELFDPIRKAPLHEWAQEHGAVFENVALWRRAWFFPRSGEDMHAAVKRECKAVREGVGIFDASTLGKIEVVGPDAAEFLNRIYPNAWLKLEPGRCRYGLMLKEDGFVFDDGVVARVAPDRFHVTTTTGGAARVLAHMEDYLQTEWPDLKVFVTSTSEQWAVIALQGPKAREVLAPFIEGIDLSPEAFPHMAMRTGRILGVPTRLFRVSFTGELGFEINVPTDYARTVWEALYARGAEFGITPYGTETMHVLRAERGFIIVGQDTDGTVTPDDLGLGGMVSKQKPDFVGKRSLTRPDMLLPDRKQLVGLLSEDSRTLLEEGAQIVADVNQPVPMTMLGHVTSSYDSAACGRPIALALVSGGRARINETLHVTTPNGFAAARVVPPVFFDAEGKRVNGTVEAPAHA, encoded by the coding sequence GGCTATGCGGGCGACACCGTCGCCTCCGCACTGCTCGCCAATGGCGTGAAGCTCGCCGGCCGCTCCTTCAAGTATCACCGCCCGCGCGGCATCCTCACCCATGGGTCGGACGAGCCGAATGCGCTGCTGAGCGTCTCGCGCGGCCCGGGCCGGGTCGACCCGAACAACCGCGCCACCATGGTCGAAGCGGTGCCGGGCCTGCGCACCGCCTCGCAGAACCACTGGCCCTCGCTGGAGCATGACATCGGCGCGGTGAATGACCTGCTCTCGCCGGTGTTCGTGGCGGGCTTCTACTACAAGACCTTCATGTGGCCGCGCGGCTTCTGGGACAAGTTCTACGAGCCGGTCATCCGCTCCGCCGCCGGCCTCGGTGTCGCGCCCACGGAGGCTGATCCCGACCGCTATGTCCACCGCCATGCCCATTGCGACGTGCTGGTGGCGGGCGCCGGCCCGGCCGGTCTCGCCGCCGCCCGCGCGGCGGCGGAGACGGGCGCCCGCGTCATCCTCGCGGACGAGCAGCCGGAACTGGGCGGCAGCCTGCTGCACGAGACCACCGCCAGCATCGACGGCCTCCCCGCCGCCAGATGGCTGGAGGAGGCCCGCGCCGAGCTGGCGTCGATGCCCAATGTGACGCTGCTGCCGCGCACCACCGTCTTCGGCTATTACAACCACAACCACATCGTGCTCACCGAGCGGGTGACCGATCATCTCGCTACGCCCTCCGCCGACCTGCCGCGCGAGCGGCTGTGGCAGGTGCGGGCGAAGGAAGTGGTGATCGCCACCGGGGCCCATGAGCGCCCGCTCACCTTCGCCGACAACGACCGCCCCGGCATCATGCTGGCCGAGAGCGTGCGGGTGTATATCAACCGCTATGGCGTCGCGCCGGGGCGGCGGATCGTCTTCGTCACCTCCGGCGCCTCCGCCTACCGGGCGGCCGCGGATGCCAAGGCCGCCGGGCTTGATGTCACGCTCGTGGACGTGCGCCCCGACAGCGCCATCGGCGCGGAGCGGGCGCTGGCGGCGGGCCTGCGCTACCTCACCGGCCATACGGTGATCGGCGCCACCGGCACCAAGGCGGTAACGGGCCTGATCGTCGCGCCGGTCTCGGCCAGCGGCGGCATCGGTACCCACGTGACCCTGCCCTGCGATTGCGTCGGCATGTCGGGGGGCTGGACGCCCAGCGTTCACCTGTTCTCCCAGTCGCGCGGCAAGCTCGCCTACCAGCCGGAGGGCGACATCTTCGTGCCGGCGACCTCGGTGCAGAACGAACGCTCGGTGGGCGCCTGCAACGGTACGTTCGACCTTGCCGCCATTCTCGCCGAGGGCTGGGCCGGGGGCGCGACGGCAGCCAAAGCGGACACAACCCGCAGCTTTGCGGCAGAGCCCGCGACGCCGGTCGGCTTCAAGCCGGTGCGGGTGCTGCCCACCAACGCCAATCCGCTGAAGGTGCGCGCCTTCCTCGACTTCCAGAACGACGTGACGGCCAAGGACGTGCGCCTTGCGGTGCGCGAGGGATTCGAGAGCGTCGAGCATGTGAAGCGCTACACCACCACCGGCATGGCGACCGATCAGGGCAAGACCTCCAACATGACGGCCCTCGGCCTCCTGTCGGAGACGCTGGAGCGGCCGGTGCCGCAGGTCGGCACCACCACCTTCCGCCCGCCCTATACCCCCGTCACCTTCGGCGCCATCATCGGCTCCAGCCGCAACGAACTGTTCGACCCGATCCGCAAGGCGCCGCTTCACGAGTGGGCGCAGGAACATGGCGCGGTCTTCGAAAACGTCGCTTTGTGGCGCCGCGCCTGGTTCTTTCCCAGGTCCGGCGAGGACATGCACGCGGCGGTGAAGCGCGAGTGCAAGGCGGTGCGCGAGGGCGTCGGCATTTTCGATGCCTCGACGCTCGGCAAGATCGAGGTGGTGGGGCCGGATGCGGCGGAGTTCCTCAACCGCATCTATCCCAATGCCTGGCTGAAGCTGGAGCCCGGCCGCTGCCGCTACGGCCTGATGCTGAAGGAAGACGGCTTCGTCTTCGACGATGGCGTGGTGGCCCGCGTGGCGCCCGACCGCTTCCATGTGACCACCACCACGGGCGGCGCCGCCCGCGTGCTGGCCCATATGGAAGACTATCTCCAGACCGAATGGCCGGATCTCAAGGTCTTCGTCACTTCCACCAGCGAGCAGTGGGCGGTGATCGCGCTGCAAGGTCCAAAGGCACGCGAAGTGCTCGCGCCGTTCATTGAAGGGATCGACCTTTCTCCCGAGGCCTTCCCGCACATGGCCATGCGCACCGGCCGCATCCTCGGTGTGCCGACACGGCTGTTCCGGGTCTCCTTCACCGGCGAGCTCGGCTTCGAGATCAACGTGCCGACGGACTATGCCCGCACGGTCTGGGAGGCGCTCTATGCGCGGGGCGCCGAATTCGGCATCACGCCCTACGGCACCGAGACCATGCATGTGCTGCGCGCCGAACGCGGCTTCATCATCGTCGGCCAGGACACGGACGGAACGGTGACGCCGGACGACCTCGGCCTCGGCGGCATGGTTTCCAAGCAGAAACCGGATTTCGTCGGCAAGCGCTCCCTCACCCGGCCGGACATGCTGCTGCCGGATCGCAAGCAGTTGGTCGGCCTCCTCTCCGAGGACAGCCGCACGCTGCTGGAGGAAGGCGCGCAGATCGTCGCCGACGTGAACCAGCCGGTGCCCATGACCATGCTCGGCCATGTGACCTCCTCCTATGACAGCGCCGCCTGCGGCCGCCCCATCGCGCTCGCCCTCGTCTCGGGCGGACGCGCGCGCATCAATGAAACGCTTCATGTCACCACGCCCAACGGCTTTGCCGCCGCCCGCGTGGTCCCGCCGGTCTTCTTCGATGCGGAAGGCAAGCGGGTGAACGGAACTGTGGAAGCCCCCGCCCATGCTTGA